One part of the Lycium ferocissimum isolate CSIRO_LF1 chromosome 8, AGI_CSIRO_Lferr_CH_V1, whole genome shotgun sequence genome encodes these proteins:
- the LOC132067117 gene encoding uncharacterized protein LOC132067117: MLHHSGSKAIREISYQKGGKDGNPPDLGTIFFENRKKNNSLVDSKSIEKHAQIQELVHSEPSLPSIEVVKKCFGPQTRSHVFGFGGGVKAKDFKGWTSSKAELLSELRSTQAENQSLKDRLSNFETEMKEMKQLKELLLAQQISNLRHHLF; the protein is encoded by the exons ATGCTTCATCATAGTGGTAGCAAGGCCATTAGAGAGATTAGTTATCAAAAG GGTGGAAAAGATGGAAACCCACCAGATTTGGGAACTATTTTCTTTGAGAATCGCAAGAAGAATAACTCACTTGTCGATTCAAAATCAATCGAGAAACAT gctcaaattcaagaactggTGCACTCTGAACCGTCTCTTCCTAGCATAGAGGTTGTAAAAAAATGCTTTGGACCTCAAACTCGTAGCCATGTATTTGGCTTTGGAGGTGGAGTAAAGGCGAAAGATTTCAAAGGTTGGACTTCTTCAAAGGCTGAGTTGTTGTCTGAGCTACGTTCAACTCAAGCAGAAAATCAATCTTTGAAAGATCGTTTGTCTAACTTTGAAACTGAGATGAAAGAAATGAAGCAATTAAAAGAGTTGTTATTAGCTCAACAAATTTCCAATCTCCGACATCATCTATTTTAG